A genomic segment from Amycolatopsis camponoti encodes:
- a CDS encoding SMI1/KNR4 family protein: MMGEIEEIASVLRERYGHGEVVGISPDEVEEVRVRQGVEELPLEYRRFLALMGRRAGGMLVGTDIFYPAILPLKDSLDDFPVVRDLISSVPGSLVLGMHQGYQVYVVTDVGSSDPKVLMYEEDEDAPVSEWDSFTDFLRSEMAQLD; encoded by the coding sequence ATGATGGGCGAAATCGAAGAAATCGCATCAGTTTTGCGGGAACGTTATGGTCACGGTGAAGTGGTGGGAATCTCGCCGGATGAGGTAGAAGAGGTCCGAGTCCGGCAAGGTGTCGAAGAGCTGCCTCTGGAGTATCGACGATTTCTTGCGCTGATGGGCCGACGTGCGGGAGGAATGCTCGTCGGAACGGATATATTTTATCCCGCGATTTTACCGCTGAAAGACTCCTTGGACGACTTTCCGGTCGTACGCGATCTTATCTCTTCGGTTCCGGGGTCGCTTGTCCTTGGCATGCACCAGGGCTATCAGGTCTACGTGGTCACCGATGTCGGTTCATCCGATCCCAAGGTTCTGATGTACGAAGAAGATGAAGACGCCCCGGTCTCGGAGTGGGATTCGTTCACGGATTTTCTTCGTTCGGAAATGGCGCAATTGGACTAA
- a CDS encoding QsdR family transcriptional regulator, translating into MGELAEALSISRATLHRRVGSRDLLLGEILWSLSAASIARLLPSCAGRGAAGVADFVSGYVRFANESPPFRNFLRREPERALRLLTTRASVCQQRTTAELSKLLTSEVAAGRLEPPLPVPDLAYLLVRIGESFVYTDVITGDAPDAEKAHAAVTALLT; encoded by the coding sequence ATGGGCGAGCTGGCGGAGGCGCTCTCGATCAGCCGCGCGACGCTGCACCGCCGGGTGGGATCCCGGGATCTGCTGCTGGGCGAGATCCTCTGGTCGCTGTCCGCCGCGTCGATCGCCCGGCTGTTGCCTTCGTGCGCCGGCCGCGGGGCGGCCGGGGTGGCCGACTTCGTGAGCGGGTATGTCCGGTTCGCGAACGAGTCGCCGCCTTTTCGGAATTTCTTGCGCCGGGAGCCGGAACGGGCGTTGCGGCTGTTGACGACGCGCGCAAGCGTTTGCCAGCAGCGGACCACGGCTGAGCTTTCGAAGCTGCTGACCTCGGAGGTCGCGGCCGGGCGGCTGGAGCCGCCGTTGCCGGTACCGGATCTGGCTTATCTGCTGGTGCGGATCGGGGAGTCGTTCGTGTACACGGACGTCATCACCGGGGATGCGCCTGATGCGGAGAAGGCGCATGCCGCGGTGACCGCGTTGCTGACGTGA
- a CDS encoding quinone oxidoreductase family protein yields MRAVQVTEFGGPEVLTPVELPDPVAGPGEVLIDVDRIGVNYADTHQAENSYLAPSKLPLVPGGEVVGTSGGKRVVALLNGGGGYAEKAVAPAATTFPVPDGIDDLTALSMLVQGATAWVLLKKNAHLEKGESVVVHAAAGGVGTIAVQLAKAWGAGRVIATASSDEKRALALELGADVAVDSRAEDMTATLIEANNGRRVDVVLDMVGGTTTDQSIAALAPFGRLAFYGMAGRENPKPVEMRNLLGHSTTISGMWLPHVFRLPGNVFGTALNELFDLVLKGKLKAIPGGEFGLSDARGAHEALRSRKTVGKLLLDPGE; encoded by the coding sequence ATGCGTGCAGTGCAGGTGACCGAGTTCGGCGGACCCGAGGTGCTCACCCCCGTCGAGCTGCCCGATCCCGTGGCCGGCCCCGGTGAGGTGCTCATCGACGTCGACCGCATCGGCGTCAACTACGCCGACACGCACCAGGCTGAAAACTCCTACCTCGCGCCGTCCAAGCTGCCGCTCGTCCCCGGTGGTGAAGTGGTCGGGACAAGCGGAGGCAAGCGCGTCGTCGCCCTGCTCAACGGCGGTGGCGGGTACGCCGAGAAGGCCGTCGCGCCCGCGGCGACCACCTTCCCCGTGCCCGACGGCATCGACGACCTCACCGCGCTGTCCATGCTGGTCCAGGGCGCCACCGCCTGGGTCCTGCTCAAGAAGAACGCCCACCTCGAGAAGGGCGAGTCCGTCGTCGTGCACGCGGCCGCCGGGGGTGTCGGGACCATCGCCGTTCAGCTCGCCAAGGCCTGGGGTGCCGGCCGCGTCATCGCCACCGCCAGCAGCGACGAGAAGCGCGCCCTCGCGCTCGAACTGGGCGCCGACGTCGCCGTCGACTCGCGCGCCGAGGACATGACCGCCACCCTGATCGAGGCCAACAACGGACGCCGCGTGGACGTTGTGCTCGACATGGTCGGCGGTACGACCACCGACCAGAGCATCGCCGCGCTCGCGCCGTTCGGCCGGCTCGCCTTCTACGGCATGGCCGGACGGGAGAACCCCAAGCCGGTCGAGATGCGCAACCTCCTCGGCCACAGCACCACGATCAGCGGCATGTGGCTGCCGCACGTCTTCCGCCTGCCCGGCAACGTCTTCGGGACCGCGCTGAACGAGCTGTTCGACCTCGTCCTGAAGGGCAAGCTCAAGGCCATCCCCGGCGGCGAGTTCGGACTCTCCGACGCCCGCGGCGCGCACGAGGCCCTGCGCTCCCGCAAGACCGTCGGCAAGCTACTGCTCGACCCCGGCGAGTAG